CTGTAGAAAGAAAACGGGCCTGTAGAGACATAGCAGAGCTTACAGCGTGAACTGCGGGCAGTACGTTCGCCTTTTGGTGGAGCTGTGCTGCGTTGAGTTTGTGGTTCATTCCTTTGCTTCAGTCTGCCAATCATCAGGCAAAGGTAGAGGCACCACTTTGACTTGCCCTCGACCACTGGACATGGCGAACCAAGTTCCTTCAGCGTTGACTGTCAGACGCGGCCAGAGAGTGGCTCCCGTTTGAGGTCGGTCGTAGACTTGGATGGGTTGCAAAGCCGAGCCGGGCTGCTGCAAGTCCAGGCGCAACAAGCGACCGTCATCCAGCACCGCCAGAACGAGGTTCTGCTTGGTCACCACCACAGCCGTCACCTGCGTTCCCTTCACAGGGCCAGTGTTGGCGACGCGTTTTCCGGTTGCGATATCCCAGGCTTCTACGCCTGCCCCATCCTCGTCGGCCACCAGGAAACGGCTATCGGGGCTGAATACAGGAGCTTCCGCATATTCGTTCTGCTCCGCCCGCTGATAGCTCCGCAGACCCCCGGCCTGCACGTTCCAGACGCGTACTTCACCATTGCAGGGAAAGGCGAGCAGGCGACTATCGGGACTCCAATTTGGACGTGCCCCCATGAAGTTAAGACAGGTGGCTGGCTGGGCAGGTAGGGCCTTAAGGCGGCGGGAGAAGTCAGAGGCCCACAGTTCGATGCGGCGACCTTCGCCCAGCAGCGCCACGGTCTTGCCATCTGGGCTGACATCCAGGCTGTACCAACCCCCCGTGCGGACATTGAGCCGCTTGCCTGTTCTTACGTCCCAGCGGCTGGCCCCCCGGTGGTCGGCGGCCAGAAAAAACTTCCCATCGGCGGTAAACGCCGAGTTGAAGACGAACTCGGTACCGTCCCGACCACAGCCGAAAGTTTCCTTGAAGTCGCCCTGAAGCGTGGAAATGGCCTTCTGCGTGCTGAGGTTCCAGAGCACCACCCGGCACTTGGCGAAGTCCAGTTGTGCAGCCAGAACACCTTGCGGGG
This Deinococcus seoulensis DNA region includes the following protein-coding sequences:
- a CDS encoding WD40 repeat domain-containing protein; its protein translation is MRILTAALVSLALGTLALAAPPLNRSAYLFSHPATRIPLTVGQNQVTAFDPDEGSAVTFAGSSQPHALKLPGKLAWNPRPTPQGVLAAQLDFAKCRVVLWNLSTQKAISTLQGDFKETFGCGRDGTEFVFNSAFTADGKFFLAADHRGASRWDVRTGKRLNVRTGGWYSLDVSPDGKTVALLGEGRRIELWASDFSRRLKALPAQPATCLNFMGARPNWSPDSRLLAFPCNGEVRVWNVQAGGLRSYQRAEQNEYAEAPVFSPDSRFLVADEDGAGVEAWDIATGKRVANTGPVKGTQVTAVVVTKQNLVLAVLDDGRLLRLDLQQPGSALQPIQVYDRPQTGATLWPRLTVNAEGTWFAMSSGRGQVKVVPLPLPDDWQTEAKE